A window of the Vibrio pomeroyi genome harbors these coding sequences:
- a CDS encoding putative bifunctional diguanylate cyclase/phosphodiesterase: MKLSTKILLLIAPVILISTATSSYIIYSTQKSSFIKREDNALQLSMEKLAGYFRQSRSFLNSYSYTLTKSDMVKNYFMVDDNPNRELELIDNLHETIQLLQDGDDSFTGLALLDGDRTLSYYAENSSDPFAKMDPKVLEFIDHQYHATLATSSTNYIQNSEGEGMLVHYEVLDKKTVSTPISYQLNNVFFVVVSVSLDKFNSLRKQIEFDYQTSLFFTPTPVTLGHELTQTVKLAPELYATLDPAQFLLDNKLKSIWNELSLSFALSAFVSVTLLLILLSRCVISPITRLDRQLQQVEKKQRKNIERLGTNDELGRLSQRFYDMYQELDNTYQQTKVLAENDQLTKIANRRQFQSFVEQSLPKPNSNTYTWVLYLDLDNFKFVNDKYGHQIGDSILVSFAQRITDICALYQDKYCAHCMPARLSGDEFVVYINAPAHSGNVAHDFSEKLLEPLQKGFITESGSFPITVSIGIATYPNDGYSIEKLLSNADTAMYQAKRAGKNQFADYSLDLDKTIQRQASIEQALREKNFDEEFKLVYMPYMDSSGSEVIGVEVLLRWKSSHLGLVPPNEFIPIAEQTGLFELVDRWVIKNAFASFHQLQAQFDHSIQLSINLSSAGIETTHLAEFIDQHAGIQNIPPSLIDFEITETFYSNSQGFPRLNELSRMGYRLAIDDFGSGYTSITQLVEYPTQKIKLDKGFLETLIETDNQNIVKPVIELCHAQGKTVTAEGIETKEMHKWLQDAQCDMLQGYYFGQPMPLQELNEWYRAHQLRFNQLRFNQQEEESNT, encoded by the coding sequence ATGAAGCTAAGTACGAAAATATTACTTCTGATTGCCCCTGTAATACTGATCAGTACGGCGACTTCTAGCTATATCATCTACTCCACGCAAAAAAGCAGCTTCATCAAACGTGAAGACAATGCACTGCAGTTAAGCATGGAAAAGCTAGCTGGTTACTTTCGTCAGTCTCGATCTTTCCTAAACAGTTACTCTTATACCCTCACCAAAAGTGACATGGTTAAGAACTACTTTATGGTTGATGATAATCCCAACCGTGAGCTTGAGCTGATTGATAACCTCCACGAGACGATTCAACTGCTGCAAGATGGCGACGACAGCTTTACAGGGCTTGCCCTTCTCGATGGCGATCGAACCCTCAGCTATTACGCTGAAAATAGTAGTGATCCTTTCGCAAAGATGGATCCTAAAGTGTTGGAATTCATCGACCATCAATATCATGCAACCTTAGCTACTTCGAGCACCAACTACATACAAAACTCCGAAGGCGAAGGGATGTTGGTTCACTATGAGGTGCTTGATAAAAAAACGGTTTCAACACCCATAAGCTATCAACTCAACAATGTGTTTTTTGTGGTAGTGTCAGTCTCACTCGATAAGTTTAATTCACTGCGGAAACAGATAGAGTTCGACTACCAAACCAGTTTGTTCTTTACCCCAACACCTGTCACTTTAGGGCATGAATTAACCCAAACCGTAAAGCTTGCACCAGAGCTTTACGCCACACTCGATCCCGCACAGTTCTTGTTAGACAACAAACTCAAATCTATCTGGAATGAACTCAGCCTATCCTTTGCCTTATCTGCATTTGTTTCGGTTACCTTGCTACTGATTCTTCTGTCTCGTTGTGTAATAAGCCCAATCACACGTTTAGACAGACAACTTCAGCAAGTAGAAAAAAAACAGAGAAAGAACATTGAACGTTTGGGGACGAATGATGAGTTAGGCCGCTTATCACAACGTTTTTACGATATGTACCAAGAGTTGGATAACACCTATCAACAGACAAAGGTGTTGGCAGAAAACGACCAACTGACCAAGATTGCCAATCGACGTCAATTCCAATCATTCGTTGAACAATCTCTGCCTAAACCGAATTCAAATACCTATACCTGGGTGCTTTATCTCGACTTAGACAACTTCAAATTTGTGAACGACAAGTATGGCCATCAGATCGGTGACTCAATACTGGTGTCCTTTGCTCAACGCATCACGGATATTTGTGCTCTTTATCAAGATAAGTACTGTGCTCACTGCATGCCTGCACGCTTGTCTGGTGATGAATTTGTTGTGTATATCAATGCGCCCGCTCATTCGGGTAACGTGGCACATGACTTCTCTGAAAAACTATTAGAGCCGCTGCAAAAAGGGTTTATTACCGAATCTGGTAGCTTTCCGATCACCGTCAGCATTGGGATCGCAACCTACCCTAACGATGGGTACTCGATCGAGAAGTTGTTATCGAATGCTGATACTGCGATGTATCAAGCAAAGCGAGCTGGCAAAAATCAGTTTGCGGATTACTCGTTAGACTTAGACAAAACAATTCAACGCCAAGCTAGCATCGAGCAAGCGTTAAGAGAGAAGAACTTTGATGAAGAGTTTAAGCTTGTTTACATGCCTTATATGGACTCTAGTGGCAGCGAGGTTATTGGCGTAGAGGTACTGCTGCGTTGGAAATCAAGTCATCTTGGATTGGTTCCGCCGAATGAGTTTATTCCGATAGCCGAACAAACCGGTTTATTTGAGCTTGTCGATCGCTGGGTGATTAAGAATGCATTCGCCTCCTTTCATCAACTGCAGGCTCAATTTGATCACTCCATTCAACTATCAATCAACTTGTCTTCAGCCGGGATAGAAACCACGCACCTCGCTGAATTCATTGATCAACACGCTGGGATTCAAAACATTCCACCAAGTTTGATTGATTTTGAGATCACCGAAACTTTCTATTCAAACTCACAAGGCTTCCCGCGGCTCAACGAACTGTCTCGAATGGGCTACCGATTAGCAATTGATGATTTTGGTTCGGGCTACACATCCATAACCCAATTAGTTGAGTATCCAACCCAGAAAATTAAATTGGATAAAGGCTTTTTAGAAACCTTGATCGAAACAGACAATCAGAACATAGTTAAACCCGTGATAGAGCTGTGTCATGCACAGGGCAAAACCGTTACGGCTGAAGGCATCGAAACCAAAGAGATGCACAAATGGCTGCAAGATGCCCAGTGCGACATGCTGCAAGGCTATTACTTTGGTCAACCTATGCCACTACAAGAGCTCAACGAATGGTATCGTGCGCATCAACTTCGTTTTAATCAGCTTCGATTTAATCAACAAGAAGAAGAATCCAACACATGA
- the hpf gene encoding ribosome hibernation-promoting factor, HPF/YfiA family produces MKMNITGKNIDITSAIRDHIESKFKKLDKWQVDIIGCQASFSEEPNKKKKFEAVLTVPKGQLVASSIHDDLYVAINEVEQKLERQLNKLRHKPEARRAEKPEIEELEAEVE; encoded by the coding sequence ATGAAAATGAACATCACTGGTAAAAACATCGACATTACCTCTGCAATCCGTGATCACATAGAAAGCAAATTTAAGAAGCTGGATAAATGGCAAGTAGACATCATTGGCTGCCAAGCGAGCTTTAGTGAAGAACCAAACAAGAAGAAGAAATTTGAAGCGGTACTAACCGTACCAAAAGGCCAACTTGTTGCTTCATCAATCCATGACGACCTCTACGTTGCCATCAACGAAGTAGAACAAAAACTAGAACGTCAACTCAACAAGCTGCGTCATAAACCAGAAGCGCGCCGCGCTGAAAAGCCTGAAATCGAAGAGCTAGAAGCTGAAGTAGAATAA
- a CDS encoding MltF family protein encodes MDVSRLLLLIGIMLFSQFSHALELSPLSNKPYMGDLDVLKTKGTVRVLVSADLGFYYIEDGKPKGIVAEMLYHFEKSLRKKHPYLNVQIIPVQRDDLLPSLQSGYGDVAVANLTITDKRLESIDFSDPMIKDGKELIITGKKSAPITEIKQLSGKEVWIRASSSYFESVQRVNKELNELGLPPLHVHFIEESLQDYELIELVNQGYIQGTILDSHKAKLWIDVMENIQVHNDLPLRENGRIAWALRKDSPILKAEINKYVKKARTGTLLGNVIYQKYIDNTRWLGRALNPNKVDRVAKLADVFEKYSSKYEFDPLMMSAQGFQESGLDQSQVSHRGAIGVMQVLPSTARDKNVNIKNIHKVDNNIHAGVKYMRFIKDRYFSDVAISPDNQIYFTLAAYNAGPAKIRKMRQLAKKQGYNPNIWFKNVEIITRKYVSKEPVTYVANINRYFVIYKQLAAINATRENGTARLLQTND; translated from the coding sequence GTGGATGTGAGTAGGTTGTTATTACTTATCGGGATCATGCTATTTAGCCAATTTTCCCACGCATTAGAACTGTCCCCATTGAGCAATAAGCCATACATGGGAGACTTAGATGTACTCAAAACCAAAGGAACGGTTAGAGTGCTGGTTTCTGCTGATCTTGGCTTCTACTACATAGAAGATGGTAAGCCAAAAGGCATAGTGGCAGAAATGCTCTACCACTTTGAGAAAAGCCTTCGCAAGAAACACCCTTACCTCAATGTTCAAATCATTCCTGTACAACGAGATGATCTGCTGCCTTCTTTACAGTCTGGCTATGGTGATGTTGCCGTAGCTAACCTGACGATCACCGATAAACGATTAGAAAGCATCGATTTCTCAGATCCTATGATTAAAGATGGTAAAGAACTCATTATCACCGGGAAGAAGTCAGCGCCTATCACTGAAATCAAGCAATTGAGCGGTAAGGAAGTATGGATACGCGCGAGCTCTAGCTACTTCGAGAGTGTGCAAAGGGTGAATAAAGAGCTCAACGAATTAGGTTTACCACCACTGCATGTCCACTTTATCGAAGAATCACTGCAAGACTATGAACTAATAGAACTGGTTAACCAAGGCTACATACAAGGCACAATTCTAGATAGCCATAAAGCTAAGCTGTGGATCGATGTAATGGAAAACATTCAGGTTCATAACGACTTACCGTTACGTGAAAATGGCCGTATTGCGTGGGCTCTGAGAAAAGACAGCCCAATCCTCAAAGCAGAGATCAATAAATACGTTAAGAAAGCTCGTACTGGTACCTTATTGGGGAATGTGATTTACCAGAAATACATCGACAATACCCGTTGGTTAGGGCGAGCCCTCAACCCTAACAAAGTAGACAGAGTCGCTAAGCTGGCGGATGTCTTTGAGAAATACTCCAGCAAATACGAATTTGACCCATTAATGATGTCGGCGCAGGGCTTTCAAGAGTCAGGGCTTGATCAGAGCCAAGTCTCTCATCGTGGTGCCATTGGTGTGATGCAGGTATTGCCTAGCACAGCTCGAGATAAAAACGTCAACATAAAAAATATCCATAAAGTAGACAACAATATCCACGCGGGCGTGAAGTACATGCGCTTTATCAAGGACCGCTATTTTAGTGACGTGGCGATTTCCCCCGACAACCAGATCTACTTCACCTTAGCCGCTTACAATGCAGGTCCAGCCAAAATCAGAAAGATGAGGCAACTGGCTAAGAAACAAGGCTATAACCCCAACATCTGGTTCAAGAATGTCGAAATCATCACTCGTAAATATGTCAGTAAAGAGCCTGTAACCTATGTTGCTAATATCAACCGTTACTTTGTTATCTACAAACAGCTAGCGGCGATTAATGCTACTCGAGAAAACGGAACCGCGAGACTACTGCAAACCAACGATTAA
- the trpR gene encoding trp operon repressor, with protein sequence MASQPEYDNWQQLMDLVKTAVEKDQHELLLTMMMTPDERDALVARINIFCELMKGEMSQRQVSQMLGVGVATITRGSNELKAKSEQEKAVIADLLLK encoded by the coding sequence ATGGCATCACAACCTGAATATGATAATTGGCAACAACTAATGGATTTGGTAAAGACGGCTGTCGAAAAAGATCAGCACGAACTGTTGTTGACTATGATGATGACCCCCGATGAGCGAGATGCTCTGGTTGCTCGAATTAATATCTTTTGTGAGCTGATGAAAGGCGAGATGTCTCAAAGACAAGTAAGCCAAATGTTAGGAGTAGGTGTGGCTACAATTACTCGAGGTTCGAATGAGCTAAAGGCAAAATCGGAACAAGAGAAAGCCGTGATTGCGGATCTATTACTCAAATAG
- the yjjX gene encoding inosine/xanthosine triphosphatase has protein sequence MKNVIIASLNPAKINAVKSAFQSAFPDTDFEFTGVSVPSGVADQPMSNDETYQGAVNRVHNATQAQPNADFYVGLEAGIEKNVTFAWMVIESNGQRGESRSASLMLPPAVLEKLEHANELGDVMDKVFGTDNIKQKGGAIGLLTHNQLSRSSVYHQALILALIPFVNPEHFPI, from the coding sequence ATGAAGAACGTCATCATTGCTTCGCTAAACCCGGCAAAAATAAATGCTGTTAAAAGCGCGTTTCAGTCAGCTTTTCCAGATACCGATTTTGAGTTCACTGGCGTCAGTGTGCCAAGTGGCGTAGCAGATCAACCGATGAGCAATGATGAAACCTATCAAGGTGCGGTGAACCGCGTACATAACGCTACTCAAGCGCAGCCTAATGCGGACTTTTATGTTGGTCTAGAAGCAGGAATAGAAAAAAACGTCACCTTTGCATGGATGGTGATTGAATCTAACGGGCAACGAGGTGAATCACGTTCAGCAAGTCTGATGCTGCCACCAGCCGTGCTTGAAAAGCTAGAGCATGCAAACGAGCTCGGAGATGTAATGGATAAAGTGTTTGGTACTGATAATATCAAACAGAAAGGCGGTGCGATTGGCTTACTGACACATAACCAGCTGTCTCGCAGTTCTGTGTATCACCAAGCTTTAATCTTAGCGCTGATCCCATTTGTGAATCCTGAGCACTTTCCTATTTAG
- the bamD gene encoding outer membrane protein assembly factor BamD, giving the protein MKHLTLSGLLAVSLLVGCSSSEEIVPDVPPSVLYSDAQESLQSGSWLSAIEKLEALDSRYPFGAYSEQVQLDLIYAYYKNDDLALGLATISRFLRLNPTHEKQDWVLYMRGLTHMAQDRNFMHDIFNIDRSDRDPEPVKLAFADFKRLLERFPASPYAEDAQKRMFALKNRLAEYDLATADFYLRREAWIAAVNRTQELQKTYPDTIAARKSLKIQLEAYKQLGLEDAVSRTEKLIELNPLP; this is encoded by the coding sequence ATGAAACACCTTACTTTATCGGGTCTATTAGCCGTATCACTCTTGGTTGGTTGTTCAAGTAGTGAAGAGATAGTGCCAGATGTACCGCCATCGGTTCTCTACTCTGACGCTCAAGAATCACTGCAGAGCGGTAGCTGGCTTTCTGCAATCGAAAAGCTAGAAGCCCTAGACTCTCGTTACCCATTCGGCGCCTATTCTGAGCAAGTACAGCTCGATCTGATTTACGCTTACTACAAAAATGATGACTTAGCCCTTGGCCTTGCGACCATTTCACGATTCCTGCGTTTAAACCCAACTCATGAGAAACAAGACTGGGTTCTTTACATGCGCGGCCTAACGCACATGGCACAAGATCGAAACTTCATGCACGATATTTTTAATATCGATCGTAGTGACCGAGATCCAGAACCAGTGAAGCTTGCTTTTGCTGACTTCAAGCGACTACTTGAGCGTTTCCCTGCGAGCCCTTATGCGGAAGATGCACAAAAACGCATGTTCGCACTTAAGAACCGCCTAGCGGAATACGACTTAGCAACAGCTGATTTCTACTTACGCCGTGAAGCTTGGATTGCTGCAGTTAACAGAACTCAAGAACTGCAAAAGACTTACCCTGACACAATTGCAGCGCGTAAATCTTTGAAAATACAGCTCGAAGCCTACAAACAACTGGGCCTAGAAGACGCAGTTTCAAGAACAGAAAAGTTGATTGAGTTAAACCCACTCCCTTAA
- the sltY gene encoding murein transglycosylase, producing MFFRIGNTKIAVAASAILSSFSLAPMAMASNASELEMQRDVYDRAQEVLDSRDLKAYSTLRNKIQTYPLTPYTDYRAFLIGLGDRTPAEVDAFIEENKALPFSNRMRAPYLDSLASQKQWKTILEFQTKEPVGEKYQCIYYRAHYEQGNKELAFKGAKQLWLSGSGVDDACDPLFKSWDQAGLRTDELILDRMLLAFEGRNGKLMSYLIKQLDHDESIAQAKQMKALYNKPENVLAFARKHPANEFYRAQTEFGFEKLARKSSSNAQAVFDDVIKAQKFSKEKSQELADYLTFRLINTDSEELMAWRDKMLASSSKQVLLERRARLAIQHADWSGLQQWIARLDDKHQASLRWQYWQGRAEIALGDTAEGNKRLSDILGQRNFYSVAAAKQLGKPVQYPTSTLKYNAEMVKPFDTSLVRIGELIDRDKIAAAKSEWRWLLTNADKDQKAMLAAHAAKQRWNHFTVTASISAKMWDNIALRFPVAHKWWFNFYAEKHDIDPITLMSLARQESAMDSEARSPVGARGIMQIMPKTAQYTANKHQIKYKGSDDLYDVGKNIEIGSHYLDGLLSQYDNNRIFAFAAYNAGPSRVKQWRSRSDEKLDAYAFIEMIPFKETRGYVQNILMFETYYRDILGEKGTFLAPHEAKTKY from the coding sequence ATGTTTTTCCGCATTGGTAATACGAAAATTGCTGTGGCTGCATCAGCAATTTTGTCTTCATTTTCACTGGCTCCGATGGCTATGGCTAGCAACGCCTCCGAGCTTGAAATGCAGCGTGATGTTTATGATAGAGCGCAAGAGGTTTTAGACAGCCGTGATCTAAAAGCCTACTCGACGCTGCGTAACAAAATTCAAACATATCCTTTAACACCTTACACCGATTATCGAGCCTTTCTGATTGGCTTAGGTGATCGCACTCCTGCTGAGGTCGATGCTTTTATTGAAGAGAACAAGGCACTGCCTTTCTCCAATCGAATGCGTGCACCTTATCTGGATTCATTAGCTTCTCAAAAGCAGTGGAAGACCATCCTTGAGTTTCAAACCAAAGAGCCTGTCGGTGAAAAATACCAATGTATCTATTATCGAGCGCATTACGAGCAAGGTAACAAAGAGCTTGCTTTCAAAGGAGCGAAACAGCTTTGGTTGAGCGGCAGTGGTGTTGATGATGCCTGTGACCCTTTGTTTAAGAGCTGGGACCAAGCTGGTTTAAGAACGGATGAACTCATACTAGATAGAATGTTATTAGCGTTTGAAGGCCGTAACGGCAAGCTGATGAGCTACCTGATCAAGCAATTGGATCATGATGAGTCAATTGCTCAAGCTAAGCAGATGAAAGCCTTGTACAACAAGCCTGAAAACGTGCTCGCATTTGCTAGGAAACATCCTGCTAATGAATTCTATCGAGCTCAAACCGAGTTTGGTTTCGAGAAGCTAGCAAGGAAGTCATCAAGCAATGCTCAAGCGGTGTTTGATGATGTCATCAAGGCTCAGAAGTTTTCAAAAGAGAAGTCTCAAGAACTTGCGGATTACTTAACGTTCCGTTTGATTAACACAGATTCTGAAGAGTTGATGGCGTGGCGAGACAAAATGCTCGCGAGTTCATCAAAGCAAGTGCTGCTTGAGCGACGTGCTCGTTTAGCGATTCAACATGCCGATTGGTCTGGTTTACAGCAGTGGATCGCACGCTTGGATGATAAGCATCAAGCTTCGCTTCGCTGGCAATATTGGCAGGGCAGAGCGGAGATTGCGCTGGGTGATACCGCGGAAGGTAACAAGCGATTGTCTGATATCTTGGGGCAACGTAATTTCTATAGTGTGGCTGCAGCGAAGCAATTAGGAAAGCCAGTTCAATACCCAACATCGACCCTCAAATACAATGCTGAAATGGTGAAGCCATTCGATACGTCTTTAGTTCGTATTGGTGAGCTGATTGACCGAGATAAAATTGCGGCTGCGAAGAGTGAGTGGCGTTGGTTATTAACTAATGCAGACAAAGACCAAAAGGCGATGCTTGCTGCCCACGCTGCGAAACAACGATGGAATCACTTTACGGTGACGGCGAGTATCTCAGCGAAAATGTGGGATAACATTGCATTACGTTTCCCGGTAGCTCATAAGTGGTGGTTTAATTTTTATGCTGAGAAGCACGATATCGACCCAATCACCTTGATGTCTTTAGCAAGACAAGAGAGTGCGATGGATTCGGAAGCTCGATCTCCTGTTGGCGCGCGTGGCATCATGCAAATTATGCCGAAGACGGCGCAATACACGGCTAACAAGCATCAGATTAAGTACAAGGGCAGCGATGATCTTTATGATGTCGGTAAGAACATAGAGATTGGGAGTCACTATCTCGATGGTTTGCTTTCTCAGTATGACAACAACCGTATTTTTGCTTTTGCTGCATACAACGCAGGGCCAAGCCGTGTGAAGCAGTGGCGTTCACGCAGTGACGAAAAGCTTGATGCGTATGCCTTTATTGAAATGATTCCATTCAAAGAGACGCGTGGATATGTTCAGAACATCTTGATGTTTGAGACTTACTATCGAGATATCTTAGGTGAGAAGGGCACGTTTTTAGCGCCTCATGAGGCAAAAACGAAATACTAA
- the pheA gene encoding prephenate dehydratase: MTDRSISLDDIRLRLNDLDDELLNLLSERRKLSIEVAKSKVETSKPVRDAVREQQLLVKLINNGKDKYELDAQYITKLFHTIIEDSVLLQQSYLQNLANPQSRKPLARVAFLGSKGSYSHLASREYFSRKNMELIELNCNHFKEVASTVESGHADYGVLPIENTSSGSINEVYDLLQHTTLYIVGELSQPIEHCLVAKSDIRLEDIKTLYSHPQPHQQCSEFLSRLKGVTLESCASTADAMKKVKDLDGDDVAAIGNASSGKLYGLQPIQGNIANQTENHTRFIVVARKPVEVSTQIPAKTTLIMSTSQEAGSLVETLLILQRLGINMTKLESRPIMGNPWEEMFYVDLEAHLDSDNMQQAITELTAITRHLKVLGCYPSENIKATQVKLS; encoded by the coding sequence ATGACTGACCGCTCAATTTCACTGGATGATATCCGCCTTCGTCTTAATGACTTAGACGACGAACTACTGAACCTACTTTCAGAGCGTCGCAAGCTAAGTATCGAAGTTGCGAAAAGCAAGGTAGAAACATCAAAGCCAGTTCGTGATGCAGTAAGAGAACAACAACTATTAGTAAAACTGATCAACAACGGCAAAGATAAATACGAACTTGATGCTCAGTACATTACCAAACTGTTTCACACCATCATCGAAGATTCTGTTTTACTGCAACAGTCATACTTACAAAACCTAGCGAATCCGCAAAGCCGCAAGCCATTGGCTCGTGTAGCGTTCTTAGGTTCTAAAGGATCTTATTCTCACCTTGCGAGTCGTGAATATTTCAGTCGCAAGAATATGGAATTGATTGAGCTAAACTGTAATCACTTCAAGGAAGTCGCCTCAACGGTAGAATCTGGCCATGCTGATTACGGTGTACTGCCTATTGAGAACACCAGCTCAGGTTCGATTAACGAAGTCTACGACCTACTACAACACACAACGCTTTACATCGTTGGCGAGCTTTCCCAACCAATCGAACACTGCCTAGTGGCGAAAAGTGATATCCGATTAGAAGACATCAAAACACTTTACTCACATCCACAACCACATCAACAATGCAGTGAGTTCTTGAGCCGCCTCAAAGGTGTGACTCTTGAGTCTTGCGCAAGCACAGCTGACGCAATGAAAAAAGTTAAAGACTTAGACGGTGATGATGTTGCTGCGATTGGTAATGCGTCTAGCGGCAAACTTTACGGACTTCAGCCAATTCAAGGCAACATTGCGAACCAAACAGAAAACCACACACGTTTCATCGTGGTCGCTCGTAAGCCTGTTGAAGTATCGACTCAGATCCCTGCGAAAACGACACTGATCATGTCGACTTCTCAAGAGGCGGGTTCTTTGGTTGAGACACTACTGATTCTACAGCGCTTGGGCATCAACATGACTAAGCTAGAGTCTCGTCCTATCATGGGCAACCCTTGGGAAGAGATGTTTTATGTCGATCTAGAAGCCCACCTAGATTCAGACAATATGCAGCAAGCAATCACTGAGCTAACAGCGATTACTCGTCACCTGAAAGTGCTGGGCTGCTACCCGAGTGAGAACATCAAAGCCACGCAAGTTAAGTTGTCATAG
- the ettA gene encoding energy-dependent translational throttle protein EttA — translation MAEYVYTMSRVSKTVPPKRQILKDISLSFFPGAKIGVLGLNGSGKSTLLRIMAGIDTDIDGEARAQQGLKVGYLPQEPVLDESKTVREIVEEAVSDVADALKRIDAVYAAYAEPDADFDALAKEQGELEALIQAKDGHNLETALERAADALRLPEWDAKIEFLSGGERRRVAICRLLLEKPDMLLLDEPTNHLDAESVAWLEHFLVDYSGTVVAITHDRYFLDNAAGWILELDRGEGIPWEGNYTSWLEQKDERLKQEKAGESARQKTIEKELEWVRQNPKGRQAKSKARMARFEELTTGQYQKRNETNELFIPPGERLGDKVLEVNNLTKSFGDRVLIDDLSFSMPKGAIVGIVGANGAGKSTLFKMLSGAEQPDSGTVELGETVKLASVDQFRDSMDDTKTVFQEISEGADIIKINNFEIPARAYCSRFNFKGNDQQKIIGELSGGERNRVHLAKLLKAGGNVLLLDEPTNDLDVETLRALEEALLEFPGCAMVISHDRWFLDRIATHILDYRDEGQVNFYEGNYTEYTEWLKQTLGAQAAEPHRIKYKRISK, via the coding sequence ATGGCTGAATACGTATATACCATGTCTCGGGTGAGCAAAACTGTTCCACCTAAGCGTCAAATTCTTAAAGACATTTCTCTTAGCTTTTTTCCTGGCGCTAAAATCGGTGTTTTGGGTCTAAATGGTTCAGGTAAATCTACCCTACTACGTATCATGGCTGGTATTGATACTGATATTGATGGTGAAGCTCGTGCACAGCAAGGCCTTAAAGTAGGTTACCTACCGCAAGAACCTGTACTAGACGAATCAAAAACGGTTCGTGAGATCGTAGAAGAAGCGGTTTCTGACGTTGCTGACGCACTTAAGCGTATCGATGCAGTTTACGCAGCTTACGCAGAACCAGATGCAGACTTCGATGCACTTGCTAAAGAGCAAGGCGAACTAGAAGCACTGATTCAAGCAAAAGACGGTCACAACCTAGAAACAGCTCTAGAGCGCGCTGCTGATGCACTTCGTCTTCCTGAGTGGGATGCGAAAATTGAATTCCTATCAGGTGGTGAGCGTCGTCGTGTTGCTATCTGTCGTCTACTTCTTGAAAAGCCAGACATGCTGCTTCTTGATGAACCAACCAACCACTTGGATGCAGAATCAGTAGCATGGCTTGAGCACTTCCTAGTTGATTACAGTGGTACTGTTGTGGCAATTACCCACGACCGTTACTTCCTAGACAACGCAGCTGGCTGGATTCTAGAACTTGACCGTGGTGAAGGTATCCCATGGGAAGGTAACTACACATCTTGGCTAGAGCAAAAAGACGAGCGTCTTAAGCAAGAAAAAGCGGGCGAAAGCGCACGTCAAAAGACTATCGAGAAAGAACTTGAGTGGGTTCGTCAAAACCCTAAAGGCCGTCAAGCTAAGTCTAAAGCTCGTATGGCTCGTTTTGAAGAACTGACTACTGGTCAATATCAGAAGCGTAACGAAACTAACGAACTGTTCATCCCGCCAGGTGAGCGTCTAGGTGACAAAGTTCTTGAAGTGAACAACCTAACTAAATCGTTTGGTGATCGCGTTCTTATCGACGACCTATCGTTCAGCATGCCTAAGGGCGCTATCGTAGGTATCGTTGGTGCCAACGGTGCAGGTAAATCAACACTATTCAAGATGCTAAGCGGCGCAGAACAGCCAGATTCAGGTACAGTTGAACTAGGCGAAACCGTTAAGCTTGCTTCTGTTGATCAGTTCCGTGACAGCATGGACGACACGAAGACAGTATTCCAAGAGATCTCTGAAGGCGCTGATATCATTAAGATCAACAACTTCGAAATCCCTGCACGTGCATACTGCTCTCGTTTCAACTTTAAAGGCAACGACCAACAGAAGATCATCGGTGAGCTTTCTGGTGGTGAACGTAACCGTGTTCACTTAGCGAAACTGCTAAAAGCGGGCGGTAACGTACTGCTACTCGATGAACCTACCAATGACCTTGACGTTGAAACTCTACGTGCTCTTGAAGAAGCACTGCTTGAGTTTCCTGGTTGTGCAATGGTTATCTCGCATGACCGTTGGTTCCTAGACCGTATTGCGACCCATATCTTAGACTACCGTGATGAAGGTCAAGTTAACTTCTACGAAGGTAACTATACTGAGTACACTGAGTGGCTGAAGCAGACTCTGGGCGCTCAAGCGGCAGAACCGCACCGCATCAAGTACAAGCGTATATCTAAGTAA